The genome window CCCCGAACAGCAGTTGGTCGAGACACGCCAGCACCAGCATCACGGCGCCGCAGAACAGTCCGCCGCCGAGCCCGGTGAGCCGGGGGCCGGGCAGCCGCCGTGCCGCCTGGTCGAGCGGGGCGGTGCTCCGCACCCGAGCCGCCGGGCGCCGCTGCGCACCACTGTTGCCCTGGCCCGCCGGCCGTGCCAAGCCGGTCCCGTCGCCCAGCTCGGGCGGCCGGGACCGCCGGGCCGGGGAGGCCGTGCGGCCGCGCCGGACCGTACGGGCGCGGCGGCGCTGCGCCGGCCCTGCGGGGGAAGGGGGGCACCGCGTCGCGGTCCGTGTTGCGGGGGTCGCGTCCTGTGTTGCTCCACTGGACCAACTTAGGTCGGTTTATGTGCGGAATGGCGTATGACACACGCCGTTGGCGAGAGGTTGTCCAAGCGTTCGATGCGTCGCCGGAGCGCGGCCCGGTACGCCGTAGACTGGTGGATCGGCCCGCACACTCTCCTGACGGACCCGGGCCCGCAGCCCAGTCCAGTCCTCCAACCTCACGTACGGGAAGTCGCAACGTGTCGCTCACGATCGGAATCGTCGGTCTGCCCAACGTCGGCAAGTCGACCCTGTTCAACGCCCTGACCAAGAACGACGTGCTCGCGGCCAACTACCCGTTCGCCACGATCGAGCCGAACGTCGGTGTCGTCGGCGTCCCCGACGCCCGTCTCGCCAAGCTGGCCGAGATCTTCAAGTCGGAGCGGATCCTCCCGGCGACCGTGGACTTCGTCGACATCGCGGGCATCGTGCGCGGCGCGAGCGAGGGCGAGGGCCTGGGCAACAAATTCCTCGCGAACATCCGCGAGTCGGACGCGATCTGCCAGGTCATCCGCGCCTTCAAGGACGAGAACGTCGTGCACGTGGACGGCAAGGTCTCGCCGAAGGACGACATCGAGACGATCAACACCGAGCTGATCCTCGCGGACCTGCAGACGATCGAGAAGGTCCTGCCGCGCCTGCAGAAGGAATCGCGGATCAAGAAGGACATCGCCCCGAAGGTGAAGGCCGTCGAGGAGGCCAGGGAGATCCTGGAGAAGGGCGACACGCTCTTCGCACACGGGATCGTCCAGGGCAGCGAGCGCGCCGAGCTCCTGCACGATCTGCACCTGCTCACCACCAAGCCGTTCCTGTACGTCTTCAACGTCGACGAGGACGAGCTGATGGACGACGCCTTCAAGGACGAGCAGCGCGCGCTGGTCGCCCCCGCGGAGGCGATCTTCCTCAACGCCAAGCTGGAGGCGGACCTCGCCGAGCTGGACGAGGACGAGGCCCTCGAACTCCTCGAGTCGGTCGGCCAGCACGAGCCGGGCCTCGCCACCCTGGCCCGCGTCGGCTTCGCCACCCTGGGCCTGCAGACCTACCTCACGGCGGGCCCGAAGGAGTCCCGCGCCTGGACGATCAAGAAGGGCGCCACGGCCCCCGAGGCGGCCGGCGTCATCCACACCGACTTCCAGAAGGGCTTCATCAAGGCGGAGGTCATCTCCTTCGAGGACCTGGTGGAGACCGGCTCGGTGGCGGAGGCCCGTGCCAAGGGCAAGGCGCGCATGGAGGGCAAGGACTACGTGATGCAGGACGGGGACGTGGTGGAGTTCCGCTTCAACGTGTAGTGGGCGACTTACCGCCACTTCGCCGATCTGGCAACCATGCAGGTCGGAAGGGGTTCGACCTTCCGGGGTCAGGCCCCTGGCGCTGGCAAATCTGACCCGTCGTCACCTGTCGTCACCCCTGACCGCGACCGACGTTCCCCCCGGTTTCAGAGCGTCTTGATCGTGCCGCCGTCCCTGACGTGATTGACGCAGGTGATGTTGCCGACGGCGTCGGGCAGGAGGAACGCGGGAGGAACGCGATCAGGGCCGACACTTCCTCGGCTCGGTCATGCGGCCGACCTGACCAACGTCGTCCCGGGCCGCGCCGAGCTGACCGTCGACCTCCGCAACCCCGACGACGCCCAGATGGCCCGCGCCGAAGAGCCGGTTGTTTTGGCGAGCGCGATGCTAACTTCAATGTTACTAACATCGACGTTAGCATCATGCGGTGGAGGTCGACGGGCGTGGTGGATTTCGTAGGGCGTACGCAGGAGCTGGCGACGCTGGAGCGCGAGCTGCAGAAGGTTGCGGTGGGGGCCGGGAGGGAGCGGCCCGGGCGGTGCGTGATGCTGCGCGGGCGGCGCCGGGTGGGCAAGTCGCGGTTGGTCGAGCGGTTTGTGGAGCACTCCGGGGCACCATTCTTCTTCTACGCGGCCACTGGCGCGTCCCCTGCGGATGATCTGGCACGGCTGGCCCGGGATGCTCAGGCATCGACGCTGCCGCTGGCGCAGCTGGTGGCCGCCGCGCGGCCGGAGAGCTGGGATGCCGCGTTCGATGTGCTGGCCGCGGCGCTGCCCGCCGACCGGGCCAGTGTGCTGGTCATCGACGAAGTGCCTTACCTGATGGATGCCGATGGCGCCTTTGAGGGGACGCTGCAACGGGCCTGGGACCGGGTGCTGGAGACGAAGCCGGTGCTGCTGGTCCTCATCGGCTCCGATCTGTCGATGATGGAGGCGCTGAACAGCTACGGGCGCCCCTTCCACCAGCGCGGCCGGGAGATGGTGCTCGGGCCGCTGAACCCTGCCGAGGTCGGGCGGATGCTGGAACTGGATCCGGCCGAAGCCTTCGACGCCGCGCTGGTCACGGGCGGGCTGCCGCTGATCTGCGCGGAGTGGCCGCACGGTGCGGGACTGTGGGACTTCCTCGGCGAGGCGCTGAACGATCCCGTCTCGGCACTGCTGGTGTCCGCCGAGCGCTCACTTGCCGCGGAGTTCCCGCCGCAGGCCCAGGCTCGTGCGGTGCTGGCGGCGATCGGCAGTGGTGAGCGGACCTTCACCAACATCGCCCGCGCGGCCGGCGGGATCGGGGCCACGCCGCTGCAGCGGGCGCTGGAGATGCTCACGGACAAGCGGATCGTTGCGGCGGAGCTGCCCGTGTCCCTGCGACCGTCGAAGGACCGCCGCTACCGGGTGACGGATCCGTACCTGCGCTTCTGGCTGCACCTTCTCGGCCCCTCCATGCAGGAGATCGAGCGTGGGCGGGGTGACCTGACACTGGCGCGGATCCGGCAGAACTGGACCAGCTGGCGTGGTCGGGCCGTCGAGCCGCTCATTCGCGAGGCTCTCGCCCGGATCCTTCCCGACGACCAGCTGCCCGCAGCCCCTGCGGTGGGCGGCTACTGGACCCGTACCAACGACGTCGAGATCGACATCGTCGGGGCGGACCGCGCCCCGGTCGCCAAGGAGCTGCTGTTCGTCGGTTCCATCAAGTGGCTGGAGGAATCACCCTTCGACCGGCATGACCTGGCAGCCCTCCATCGCCACCGGGCTGCGCTCACCACCGAACCCGTCCCGGTCGTGGCGGTCTCCCGCAGTGGGGTCGACTGTCCGGGGCTCGATGCCGCCTACGGCCCTGGCGATTTGCTGACCGCCTGGCCGCTGTAAGAATTCCGCCCCAACGTGTAGAACTCACCACGTCGCTGACCCGTGGAAATGAGATCCATGGCTAGCAGACGCGCTGGGGAGATGAAGCTCACGGTCGAGCGCGATGTCGGCGGCGGTGGCCAGACCCGGGCCCTGCTTGCGCAGGTACATCACGACCGGCTCGTCGTGCTCCGAGGAGACGACCAGCTGCTTGATGTCGAGGATCAGGTCGGCGACGTCCTCCTCCAACCGGAGCCCGGCTCCAGCGGCTCGATCAGGAACCGGGGAGCGGAACTCGTCGACGACCTCTGTCAGGCGACGGACGGGCGAGGCTGAGCCGCCCGTCTCTCCAGCTCAGCCATGAAGCCCCCTGGGAAGAGGAACAGGCGGCGGGCCCTGCTCCATGCGCCCACTCCGCAACCGAGCCATCCTGTCTGCCGCCACAGGGTGCCGCCCCGTGCAGAGGAATAAGTTTCAGGTTGGAACTGAAACAAAAGCTGGTATGGTGTCACCGAAGCAGCCGCGACGAGCTGCAAGCCACCAAGGAGGGGGTCTGCTGATGACTTCCACATCGAGTCGAGCGCTGGTCAACTACCCCAACAGGTTCGACCCCGCAGCGCTCGGTGAGCTGCCTGAGCGATTGCAGTCCATCGTCAAGCGGCGAAACAACGTACTGGGTCCTGGTTACGCGCTGAACTACCGGGAGCCGGTCGAGTTCGTGTCCGGCCGAGGCGCCCACCTGTTCGACCGGGAGGGCAACGACTATCTTGACGCCTACAACAACGTGCCGTGCGTCGGTCACGCACACCCGCACGTTGTCGAGGCCGTGTCCCGCCAGATGGCCATGGTCAACACCAACACGCGCTATGTGCAGGAATCACTCGTCGACTACGCCGAGCGCCTTCTCGCGACCATGCCCGAAGAGCTCTCGAAGGTCAGCTTCGCGTGCAGCGGGTCGGAGGCGAACGACCTGGCCATGCGCGTGGCTCGTTTCCACACGGGCGGCGAGGGAATCGTAGTGACTCGCTGGGCTTACCACGGTCTCACTCGCGAGGTTGCGAGCTTCTCGCCGACGCTCGGCGCGGGGTCACCGCTGGGGCCGAATGTGCGGCTCATCGATGCTCCTGATCCGCGACTCGTTCCGTCGGGTTCATCACTTCCCGACTACATGCGAAGCCAGGT of Streptomyces cynarae contains these proteins:
- the ychF gene encoding redox-regulated ATPase YchF, with protein sequence MSLTIGIVGLPNVGKSTLFNALTKNDVLAANYPFATIEPNVGVVGVPDARLAKLAEIFKSERILPATVDFVDIAGIVRGASEGEGLGNKFLANIRESDAICQVIRAFKDENVVHVDGKVSPKDDIETINTELILADLQTIEKVLPRLQKESRIKKDIAPKVKAVEEAREILEKGDTLFAHGIVQGSERAELLHDLHLLTTKPFLYVFNVDEDELMDDAFKDEQRALVAPAEAIFLNAKLEADLAELDEDEALELLESVGQHEPGLATLARVGFATLGLQTYLTAGPKESRAWTIKKGATAPEAAGVIHTDFQKGFIKAEVISFEDLVETGSVAEARAKGKARMEGKDYVMQDGDVVEFRFNV
- a CDS encoding ATP-binding protein, which codes for MVDFVGRTQELATLERELQKVAVGAGRERPGRCVMLRGRRRVGKSRLVERFVEHSGAPFFFYAATGASPADDLARLARDAQASTLPLAQLVAAARPESWDAAFDVLAAALPADRASVLVIDEVPYLMDADGAFEGTLQRAWDRVLETKPVLLVLIGSDLSMMEALNSYGRPFHQRGREMVLGPLNPAEVGRMLELDPAEAFDAALVTGGLPLICAEWPHGAGLWDFLGEALNDPVSALLVSAERSLAAEFPPQAQARAVLAAIGSGERTFTNIARAAGGIGATPLQRALEMLTDKRIVAAELPVSLRPSKDRRYRVTDPYLRFWLHLLGPSMQEIERGRGDLTLARIRQNWTSWRGRAVEPLIREALARILPDDQLPAAPAVGGYWTRTNDVEIDIVGADRAPVAKELLFVGSIKWLEESPFDRHDLAALHRHRAALTTEPVPVVAVSRSGVDCPGLDAAYGPGDLLTAWPL